One Tolypothrix bouteillei VB521301 DNA window includes the following coding sequences:
- a CDS encoding META domain-containing protein: protein MKFLNYIKRGLALILVIFSLCLVFPSPSYATTLEGSVWKLKSGLGPTQVSNSDITIKFKDGSFSGSTGCNSYGGEYTLESKDKTSGKIKLSNTSNTFKLCSGEVGEQEVKFLTALEKVKEYQLTDKGLVLPYPSPSRYLLFTQQ, encoded by the coding sequence GTGAAATTTTTGAATTACATCAAACGTGGTCTTGCTTTAATCCTAGTTATATTTAGTTTGTGCTTAGTGTTTCCAAGTCCTTCTTACGCAACCACTCTAGAAGGTTCTGTTTGGAAACTTAAATCAGGTTTAGGACCAACTCAAGTATCTAATTCCGATATTACGATTAAATTTAAAGATGGCTCTTTTAGTGGTAGTACTGGCTGTAACTCATACGGTGGGGAATACACACTTGAATCCAAAGATAAAACTTCTGGCAAAATTAAACTCAGCAATACGTCTAACACTTTTAAGTTGTGCTCGGGAGAAGTTGGCGAGCAAGAGGTAAAATTTCTTACAGCGCTAGAGAAGGTAAAAGAATATCAGTTAACCGATAAAGGTTTGGTACTGCCATATCCATCCCCATCTCGTTATCTGCTATTTACCCAACAATAA
- a CDS encoding HlyD family secretion protein, producing the protein MDALNSSQPLSDGTEQNSYQPMDSSVVVTQNAEGTTLSPPTSLTVAAPPVLPPVTKPTRKPIRKLLLLGVLGIGGVVAAIYGYRWWQFASTHQDTDDAYITADIHPVNARINGTVTEVAVQDNQSVKVGTVLVKLDPDDYQVALLQAKAALDVAKQQADVAQANINVASTNAQGQTTQAQGNIDAATASISTAQASLSEAQEGVPAAQAQLAQVEANLAKAKLDYDRYNQLSNAGAIPRSEFDAAKAAYDALIAQRSATQEQVKQAQARVAQARENLKNAEAKLASTKGTLQEANSVKQQTIVNKRQYQAALAAVEQAQTQVKNAQLQLSYTAIVAPSAGMVGNKTVEVGQRVQPGQTLMSLVTEQPWVVANFKETQLAKMHPGQKVEIEIDSFPDRTFIGKVDSLSPASGARFALLPPDNATGNFTKVVQRIPVKIVFDPQSIKDYQTRISPGMSVVATVETP; encoded by the coding sequence ATGGATGCTCTAAATTCTTCTCAACCCCTTTCCGATGGCACTGAGCAAAACTCTTATCAACCTATGGATTCTTCAGTTGTAGTGACACAAAACGCTGAAGGGACTACTCTTTCTCCCCCCACGTCTTTAACAGTCGCTGCTCCTCCTGTATTGCCACCTGTTACCAAACCCACCCGCAAACCGATTCGCAAGTTGCTGTTGCTGGGCGTGCTCGGTATTGGTGGTGTTGTGGCTGCCATCTATGGTTATCGCTGGTGGCAATTTGCCAGTACTCATCAAGACACTGATGATGCTTACATCACGGCGGATATTCATCCTGTCAATGCTCGTATCAATGGCACTGTCACTGAAGTGGCAGTTCAAGATAATCAATCTGTCAAAGTTGGGACAGTCCTAGTCAAGCTCGATCCTGATGACTACCAAGTAGCACTCCTACAGGCAAAAGCTGCCCTGGATGTTGCCAAGCAGCAAGCTGATGTTGCTCAAGCAAATATAAACGTCGCTTCCACTAATGCTCAGGGACAAACCACCCAAGCACAGGGTAATATTGACGCCGCTACAGCCAGCATTTCTACGGCACAAGCATCGTTAAGTGAGGCGCAAGAAGGTGTTCCCGCAGCACAAGCACAATTAGCTCAAGTAGAGGCAAATCTTGCTAAAGCTAAGCTGGATTACGATCGCTACAATCAACTATCTAACGCCGGAGCCATTCCTCGTTCTGAGTTTGATGCTGCCAAAGCGGCTTACGATGCTCTAATAGCACAACGAAGTGCTACACAAGAACAAGTGAAGCAAGCACAGGCGCGAGTCGCACAGGCACGGGAAAATTTGAAAAATGCTGAAGCCAAACTTGCATCGACCAAAGGGACATTACAGGAGGCAAATTCTGTTAAACAACAAACTATCGTAAATAAACGGCAATACCAAGCAGCCCTAGCAGCAGTCGAACAGGCGCAAACCCAGGTAAAAAATGCTCAGTTACAGTTATCCTACACGGCAATTGTTGCTCCAAGTGCGGGAATGGTAGGGAATAAAACAGTAGAGGTAGGGCAGCGCGTTCAGCCCGGACAAACGTTAATGTCGTTAGTGACAGAGCAACCCTGGGTGGTAGCAAACTTCAAAGAAACGCAATTGGCTAAAATGCATCCCGGTCAAAAGGTTGAGATCGAAATCGACTCGTTCCCCGATCGCACTTTCATTGGCAAAGTTGACAGCCTCTCTCCAGCATCAGGGGCACGATTCGCACTTTTACCACCTGATAACGCTACCGGTAACTTCACCAAAGTTGTACAGCGAATTCCAGTGAAGATTGTATTCGATCCACAAAGTATTAAGGACTATCAAACACGAATTTCACCGGGGATGTCGGTGGTAGCTACCGTGGAAACCCCTTGA
- a CDS encoding GAF domain-containing protein, protein MDSGDKSKSTPRSASSQGHNGRENEFQIQMQFQELQNTVESLQTKLAQYQHSEQQAWQQARVAQARVAELEQINAALHQRNRILEATTRAVNTILTFENFDDAINRALQIIGESLDCDRVCLGEHCHDLSGETLGVIRYFYEWTSPYIFSQIQSNSGAEISYEGIEAEYQLLCQGQAFGGLIDEYCEPFRSKQKALGVKSGYAIPIMIEGKYWGIVGFDDCREAKHRNSAEMAVLKIAADCAGSAIERQRTQQALLQAEQERSQELERHNIELQQTLNRLQTREQLLEATDLDLDRSLGHVLQVTSEHLGSTSAALWLANPDSDTSSLHLVYLNGSIIPATPENTDRLSGQWIQGREDLSRDLNWKRHLHERAPVIYDFDTYPDITPVQRQFIERLGIKTMLGIPLLLGAEIVGSFTVRFSEKREFGAEDLELIQAIAHQATLTIQLMRLADEAKQTALLEERNRMAGEIHDTLAQAFTGISIQVGMAQKLIDSDPTDTRQILERVLTLAQTGLSEARRSIWALHPTANEYADIAHKLPRCIEQLAEGIPIQVEVSVAGTPCLVPAIVGQNLLRITQEAVNNIVQHAQATQLRVKLTYKPTTLVLRIWDNGSGFEPNVENGGFGLISMAQRASRLNGQLIICSYPGQGTEIQVQVPLQ, encoded by the coding sequence ATGGACTCAGGGGACAAAAGCAAGAGCACACCTCGTTCTGCTTCTAGTCAGGGGCACAACGGTCGTGAGAATGAATTTCAAATTCAAATGCAGTTTCAAGAGCTACAAAACACGGTAGAGTCGCTCCAAACTAAACTGGCACAGTACCAGCACTCAGAGCAACAGGCATGGCAGCAAGCAAGAGTAGCCCAAGCAAGAGTGGCAGAATTAGAACAGATTAATGCAGCTTTGCACCAGCGCAATCGCATACTGGAAGCCACTACAAGGGCTGTAAATACAATCCTAACATTTGAGAACTTTGATGATGCAATCAATAGAGCTTTACAAATTATTGGTGAAAGTTTAGATTGCGATCGCGTTTGTCTTGGCGAACACTGTCATGACTTATCTGGCGAAACGCTGGGAGTTATTAGATATTTTTACGAGTGGACATCTCCCTACATTTTCTCGCAAATTCAATCAAATAGTGGTGCAGAAATTTCTTATGAAGGAATCGAAGCAGAATATCAACTATTGTGTCAGGGACAAGCATTTGGCGGACTAATCGACGAGTATTGCGAACCCTTCCGCAGCAAGCAAAAAGCACTTGGCGTGAAGTCAGGCTATGCCATCCCAATTATGATAGAGGGTAAATATTGGGGTATTGTTGGTTTTGATGACTGTCGTGAGGCAAAACATCGGAATTCGGCTGAAATGGCTGTATTAAAAATTGCAGCAGATTGTGCAGGGAGTGCGATCGAGCGCCAACGTACCCAGCAAGCCCTACTTCAAGCCGAACAAGAGCGATCGCAAGAATTGGAACGTCACAACATTGAACTTCAGCAAACGCTCAACCGACTGCAAACCCGCGAGCAACTTTTAGAAGCAACTGACCTCGATTTAGATCGTTCCCTCGGTCACGTTCTCCAAGTCACTAGCGAACACCTCGGCTCCACCTCTGCTGCACTCTGGCTCGCGAACCCTGACTCTGATACCTCTTCACTGCATTTGGTTTACCTCAATGGAAGCATTATTCCTGCTACCCCAGAAAATACCGATCGCCTTAGCGGACAGTGGATTCAAGGTCGAGAAGACTTATCCCGCGATCTGAATTGGAAAAGGCATCTCCACGAACGCGCTCCCGTCATTTACGATTTCGACACTTACCCCGACATTACCCCAGTCCAACGCCAATTTATAGAACGGTTAGGCATAAAAACCATGTTAGGCATACCCCTGCTGCTGGGAGCGGAAATCGTCGGTAGCTTTACTGTCCGCTTTAGCGAGAAGCGCGAGTTTGGGGCAGAAGATTTAGAACTGATTCAAGCGATCGCACACCAAGCAACGCTGACAATCCAATTAATGCGGCTAGCAGACGAAGCTAAACAAACCGCTCTTCTAGAAGAACGCAACCGCATGGCAGGTGAAATTCACGATACTCTTGCTCAAGCGTTTACGGGTATTTCGATTCAAGTTGGCATGGCACAAAAACTTATTGATTCGGACCCCACCGACACCCGGCAGATTCTCGAGCGCGTCCTTACCCTGGCGCAAACCGGACTTTCCGAAGCCCGTCGCTCCATCTGGGCACTGCATCCTACTGCCAACGAATACGCCGATATCGCTCATAAACTGCCACGGTGCATCGAGCAACTGGCTGAAGGGATACCGATTCAAGTCGAAGTGTCGGTTGCGGGAACGCCGTGTTTGGTACCTGCGATCGTCGGTCAAAATCTGTTGCGAATCACCCAAGAAGCAGTTAACAACATAGTTCAACACGCCCAAGCTACCCAATTACGAGTCAAGCTCACCTATAAACCCACGACGCTCGTTCTAAGGATTTGGGATAATGGAAGCGGCTTTGAGCCAAACGTTGAAAACGGCGGCTTTGGTTTAATAAGTATGGCACAACGAGCATCACGCCTAAACGGGCAATTGATAATTTGTAGCTATCCAGGGCAAGGAACTGAAATTCAAGTGCAAGTCCCGCTACAATGA
- a CDS encoding MDR family MFS transporter — MATVTHTPPTQPDVSLKDWIGVSATLLGAFMAVLDIQITNASLNDITGALGASLDEGAWISTAYLVAEIVVIPLTGWLSQVFSVKRYLLVNTALFIGFSICCAFASSLPQMILFRAGQGFTGGVLIPMAFTVILMTLPPAKQPVGLAMFGLSATLAPSLGPTVGGWLTDSYGWEYIFYLNVLPGILLLTGVWYALPQRPMQLNLIKKGDWFGIVTMAIGLSSLEFFLEEGNRKDWFGSEEIQRAAMVAGIVLPVFIVWQFVKKQPLLNLRLLIRRNFLIAILTTMGLGVGLYGSTFILPLYLTQIQGYNAMEIGQTIMWAGIPQLFITPFVPKLMQRFDLRLLVAIGFTMFGVSCFMNTTMSHDTGMPQLISAQIIRALGQPLVMTPLSSFATVGIEPKHIGSASAIYNMSRNLGGSFGIATLATLQSIRERFHSNRLVDDISLSNPITRDRLDQMIQMFLQHTSDPTQAQNQAFALMDRIVRREANVMAFNDCFFFIGCVLLLSAFLVLFFKKIKPVEGGAVH, encoded by the coding sequence ATGGCAACCGTAACTCACACTCCCCCAACCCAACCTGATGTCTCGCTCAAAGACTGGATTGGTGTATCAGCAACGTTGTTGGGTGCGTTCATGGCTGTGTTGGATATTCAAATTACCAATGCTTCCCTGAATGATATCACTGGAGCACTGGGAGCATCACTGGATGAAGGAGCCTGGATTTCCACAGCTTATCTGGTTGCAGAAATTGTCGTCATTCCGCTTACAGGCTGGCTCTCTCAAGTCTTTTCGGTGAAGAGGTATCTACTGGTCAATACAGCTCTGTTTATTGGCTTTTCTATCTGTTGTGCCTTCGCCTCTAGTTTACCACAAATGATTCTGTTTCGCGCTGGCCAAGGTTTTACAGGTGGAGTGCTCATTCCGATGGCATTCACGGTAATTCTGATGACTTTGCCACCTGCCAAGCAACCTGTTGGGTTGGCGATGTTTGGTTTATCAGCTACCTTGGCTCCTTCCCTCGGTCCTACTGTTGGCGGATGGCTCACCGATAGCTATGGGTGGGAGTACATTTTTTATCTCAATGTCCTACCGGGAATTTTGCTTCTTACTGGCGTTTGGTATGCTTTGCCCCAGCGTCCAATGCAGTTGAATCTAATTAAGAAAGGCGATTGGTTTGGCATTGTGACAATGGCAATCGGGCTTTCTTCCCTGGAATTTTTTCTCGAAGAAGGTAACCGTAAAGACTGGTTTGGCTCAGAAGAAATTCAGCGAGCAGCAATGGTGGCTGGAATTGTGTTGCCCGTCTTTATCGTTTGGCAGTTTGTCAAAAAACAGCCGTTGTTGAACCTACGCCTGTTGATACGCCGTAACTTTCTGATTGCCATTCTTACGACAATGGGTTTAGGGGTAGGGCTGTATGGTTCGACTTTTATTCTACCTTTGTATCTGACTCAAATTCAAGGCTATAACGCCATGGAGATCGGTCAAACCATTATGTGGGCAGGGATACCGCAGTTGTTTATTACGCCGTTTGTACCCAAGTTAATGCAGCGATTTGATTTACGCCTATTGGTGGCGATCGGCTTTACCATGTTCGGAGTCAGTTGCTTCATGAATACCACAATGAGTCATGACACGGGAATGCCACAGCTTATCTCAGCCCAAATTATTCGAGCATTGGGGCAACCGTTGGTGATGACCCCCCTCTCCAGCTTTGCCACCGTAGGGATTGAACCAAAACACATTGGGTCAGCCTCAGCTATATATAATATGTCGCGGAATTTAGGCGGTTCATTTGGTATTGCTACGTTAGCAACGCTGCAATCAATACGAGAACGGTTTCATTCCAATCGCCTAGTAGATGACATTTCGCTATCAAATCCCATCACGCGCGATCGCCTTGACCAGATGATCCAAATGTTTTTACAACACACTAGCGATCCGACCCAAGCACAGAATCAAGCATTTGCACTTATGGATCGAATAGTACGTCGCGAAGCGAATGTCATGGCATTTAATGACTGCTTTTTCTTTATAGGATGCGTGTTGTTATTGAGTGCATTTCTAGTGTTGTTTTTTAAGAAAATCAAACCTGTGGAGGGTGGAGCCGTACATTAA
- a CDS encoding IS4 family transposase, with the protein MYQWAEKELESLDLGDRRREKRLRKMVEDLASQPGESVPQACGDIAATTAAYDFWKSPYFQPDDIRQAHQTSTIKRIESHQILLAIQDTTNIDLTHHPQTTGLGYLDCATSFGLKVHSSLVASIDGVPLGIIHQHVWTRELENLGISKKRHQRETAEKESQRWLDTEQAIHQLIPPEKIVVTVADSEADIFDLFNQERAQNFHLLIRGTHNRKVDHNAKYLHEAINATPARGELKVEVNRSPQQHWRIAHLTIRFATLDIAVPSNHIRRKQLNPVKLQVILAREENPPEGVSPISWLLLTSLEIKSLEDAARCVRWYTYRWLIERYHYALKSGCGIEKLQLETGRRIHMALATYSIVAWRLLWLTYEARMHPQTPCDTVLETHEWQSLCVTISQNPHPPQTPPSLNEAVRMIAKLGGFLGRTRDGEPGLKTIWRGLKRLHDIAATWKLLKNHCAT; encoded by the coding sequence ATGTATCAGTGGGCAGAAAAGGAACTCGAGAGTCTGGATTTGGGAGATAGAAGACGGGAAAAACGATTGAGAAAAATGGTGGAAGATTTAGCTTCTCAACCCGGAGAAAGTGTACCACAAGCGTGTGGAGATATAGCAGCAACAACAGCCGCGTATGATTTTTGGAAGTCGCCCTATTTCCAGCCAGATGATATTCGGCAAGCGCATCAAACGAGTACAATTAAAAGAATAGAATCACATCAAATCCTACTGGCAATTCAAGATACAACGAATATCGATTTAACACACCATCCTCAAACGACAGGTTTGGGATATCTGGACTGTGCAACAAGTTTTGGATTAAAAGTCCACTCCAGTTTGGTGGCTTCAATAGATGGAGTGCCATTAGGAATTATTCATCAACATGTGTGGACTAGAGAACTGGAAAATTTAGGCATATCTAAAAAACGGCATCAAAGAGAAACAGCAGAAAAAGAAAGTCAACGTTGGTTAGATACAGAACAAGCTATACATCAGTTAATTCCCCCAGAGAAAATTGTGGTGACGGTAGCGGATTCAGAGGCAGACATATTTGATTTATTCAATCAAGAACGAGCCCAAAATTTTCATTTATTGATTCGTGGAACTCACAACCGAAAAGTAGACCACAATGCCAAGTATTTACATGAAGCCATCAATGCAACACCTGCACGTGGGGAGCTGAAGGTGGAGGTGAACCGCTCACCACAACAGCATTGGAGAATCGCCCATCTCACTATTCGATTTGCCACATTGGACATAGCAGTGCCATCGAATCATATCAGAAGAAAGCAGCTAAATCCTGTGAAGTTACAAGTGATTTTAGCCAGAGAAGAGAATCCTCCAGAAGGCGTTAGTCCCATTAGTTGGTTATTATTAACGAGTCTTGAGATTAAGAGTTTAGAAGATGCGGCCCGGTGTGTGCGTTGGTATACGTATCGATGGTTAATTGAACGCTACCACTATGCATTAAAGAGTGGCTGTGGAATCGAAAAATTACAGTTAGAAACTGGGCGTCGCATCCACATGGCACTAGCAACTTATTCAATTGTGGCATGGCGTTTACTCTGGTTAACTTATGAAGCGCGAATGCACCCACAGACTCCGTGCGATACAGTTTTAGAAACCCATGAATGGCAATCATTATGTGTGACTATTTCGCAAAATCCTCATCCTCCACAAACACCACCCTCTCTTAATGAAGCTGTGAGAATGATTGCTAAACTGGGAGGTTTTTTAGGACGAACTCGTGACGGAGAACCGGGTTTAAAGACAATTTGGCGTGGTTTAAAAAGATTACATGATATTGCTGCTACCTGGAAATTACTGAAAAACCATTGTGCTACTTAA
- a CDS encoding ATP-grasp domain-containing protein translates to MYAKIPTIFLFPSDYFNPKAVDEAFLEQAKSLQNAGFETAVISLESLSTTSPKSAPKLSHGSDVVYRGWMLSPSDYNLLVNIINNTGACAFTSLSEYLAAHYLPNWYPQIKDLTPETKFYSMDDDLESELQVLGWERFFIKDYVKSLKTSIGSIIERPSDIKTVVQEMQKFRGTIEGGLCVRRVEDFVEDSERRYFVIHGQPFAAREDENVPPIVYECAKKIQSKFFSVDVVERTDGVQRIVEIGDGQVSDLIGWSAERFAFGWSSNG, encoded by the coding sequence ATGTACGCTAAAATTCCCACGATCTTCCTTTTCCCCAGTGATTACTTTAACCCGAAAGCAGTAGATGAAGCTTTCTTGGAACAAGCAAAATCTTTGCAAAATGCAGGATTTGAAACTGCTGTCATTTCCTTAGAATCGCTCTCGACCACTTCACCAAAGAGCGCTCCCAAACTTTCTCATGGTTCAGATGTAGTTTATAGAGGCTGGATGCTTTCGCCATCTGATTATAATTTGCTAGTAAATATTATAAATAACACGGGTGCTTGCGCTTTTACCTCATTATCAGAATATTTAGCCGCACATTATCTTCCCAACTGGTATCCTCAAATTAAAGATTTGACTCCAGAAACCAAGTTTTACTCTATGGATGACGATCTAGAAAGTGAGTTACAAGTATTAGGTTGGGAACGATTTTTCATCAAAGATTATGTTAAATCTTTAAAAACTTCAATCGGCTCAATTATTGAGCGACCCTCAGATATTAAAACAGTTGTGCAAGAAATGCAAAAGTTTCGAGGAACAATTGAGGGTGGTCTTTGTGTGCGAAGAGTTGAAGATTTTGTAGAAGATTCTGAAAGGCGTTATTTTGTTATACACGGTCAGCCGTTTGCTGCTCGTGAAGACGAGAACGTTCCACCAATTGTATATGAGTGTGCGAAAAAAATTCAAAGTAAGTTTTTCTCAGTGGATGTCGTGGAGCGTACTGATGGAGTACAGCGAATTGTTGAAATTGGAGATGGGCAAGTATCAGACCTTATTGGATGGTCTGCTGAACGTTTTGCATTCGGTTGGTCAAGCAACGGCTAA
- a CDS encoding response regulator, with translation MADLIRVLVVDDHAVVRNGLVLMVQHELGMIPIAEASNGEEAITLFHQHQPDVTLMDLRMPDITGVEAITTIRQKCPEARIIILTTYDGDENIYRGLHAGAKGYILKDAPLDEITKAIRAVHAGKKYIPPEIGAKLTDRINGAQLSDRECEVLRLIAKGRCNREIGEILNVTEGTVKMHVNHILTKLRASDRTQAVVIALKRGIIRM, from the coding sequence ATGGCTGATTTGATTCGCGTTCTTGTAGTTGACGATCATGCAGTTGTACGAAACGGACTCGTTTTAATGGTACAACACGAGCTTGGGATGATCCCGATTGCAGAAGCCAGCAATGGAGAAGAAGCAATCACGCTGTTTCATCAACACCAGCCTGATGTGACCCTAATGGATCTGCGGATGCCGGATATCACAGGTGTTGAAGCCATCACCACAATTCGGCAAAAGTGTCCTGAAGCGCGAATTATTATTCTAACTACCTATGATGGTGATGAAAACATCTACCGAGGATTACACGCTGGAGCCAAAGGATACATTTTGAAAGATGCGCCCCTCGATGAGATTACTAAGGCAATTCGAGCAGTTCACGCAGGTAAAAAATATATTCCACCGGAAATTGGGGCAAAACTTACAGATCGCATCAACGGAGCGCAACTGAGCGATCGCGAGTGCGAAGTTTTACGCTTGATTGCTAAAGGCAGATGCAATCGAGAAATTGGTGAGATATTGAATGTTACTGAAGGCACAGTCAAAATGCACGTAAATCATATTCTCACCAAATTGCGGGCAAGCGATCGGACTCAAGCAGTTGTGATAGCTCTCAAGCGCGGCATTATTCGCATGTGA
- a CDS encoding DsbA family protein, producing MSRVSMSQIPDSGKLKQPIGDRDRVQGATQAAIVSVKYGNYQCPHCYKANRLIPQLQQRLENDLCYVFRHFPIPSLHPQSQRAAEAAEVTGEQGKFWEMHHILFEHQHALDDGFLVEYALNLGLNMPRFLWSFSERVYSNRVRADFLSGMEYGVTRKPTFFLNGLRLKDNWHLDTLLYEIENVKRSNS from the coding sequence ATGAGTCGAGTTTCTATGAGCCAAATTCCTGATTCTGGTAAACTCAAGCAACCGATTGGCGATCGCGATCGCGTTCAAGGAGCGACTCAAGCGGCGATTGTCTCCGTCAAGTATGGCAACTATCAGTGTCCGCACTGCTACAAAGCTAACCGCTTGATACCACAACTTCAGCAGCGTCTGGAAAACGATCTCTGTTATGTCTTTCGTCATTTTCCGATTCCATCTCTGCATCCCCAATCACAACGGGCAGCAGAGGCGGCAGAAGTAACAGGCGAACAAGGCAAGTTCTGGGAAATGCACCATATCCTATTTGAGCATCAGCATGCACTTGATGATGGTTTCTTAGTTGAGTATGCACTGAACTTGGGTTTGAATATGCCTCGCTTCCTTTGGAGCTTTTCTGAAAGAGTTTACAGCAATCGTGTCCGAGCTGATTTTCTCAGTGGGATGGAATATGGAGTGACACGAAAGCCAACATTCTTTCTAAATGGGTTGCGGCTCAAAGATAACTGGCATTTGGACACACTGTTATATGAGATTGAGAACGTCAAGCGTTCAAATTCATAA